In Macaca thibetana thibetana isolate TM-01 chromosome 8, ASM2454274v1, whole genome shotgun sequence, one DNA window encodes the following:
- the JRK gene encoding jerky protein homolog isoform X2 — MASKPAAGKSGGEKRKRVVLTLKEKIDICTRLEKGESRKALMQEYNVGMSTLYDIRAHKAQLLRFFASSDSNKALEQRRTLHTPKLEHLDRVLYEWFLGKRSEGVPVSGPMLIEKAKDFYEQMQLTEPCVFSGGWLWRFKARHGIKKLDASSEKQAADHQAAEQFCGFFRSLAAEHGLSPEQVYNADETGLFWRCLPNPTPEGGAVPGLKQSKDRLTVLMCANATGSHRLKPLAVGKCSGPRAFKGIQHLPVAYKAQGSAWVDKEIFSDWFHHIFVPSVREHFRTIGLPEDSKAVLLLDSSRAHPQEAELVSSNVFTIFLPASVASLVQPMEQGIWRDFMRNFISPPTPLQGPHARYNMNDAIFSMACAWNAIPSHVFRRAWRKLWPSVVFAEGSSSEEEVEAEHFQAKPHNTSFAHILELVKEGSSCPGQLRQRQAAGWGVAGREAEGGQPPAATLPAEVVWGSEKTPKADQDGGGDPGEGEEAAWEQAAVAFDAVLRFAERQPCFSAQEVGQLRALRAVFRSQQQDGGVQSSA; from the exons ATGGCCTCCAAGCCGGCTGCCGGGAAGAGCGGAGGGGAGAAGCGGAAGAGGGTGGTGCTGACGCTGAAGGAGAAGATTGACATCTGTACGCGCCTGGAGAAGGGCGAGAGCCGGAAGGCACTGATGCAGGAGTACAACGTGGGCATGTCCACCCTCTACGACATCAGGGCCCACAAGGCACAGCTGCTTCGGTTCTTCGCCAGCTCGGACTCCAACAAGGCACTGGAGCAGCGGCGCACGCTGCACACGCCCAAGCTGGAGCACCTGGACCGCGTCCTGTACGAGTGGTTCCTGGGGAAGCGTTCCGAGGGCGTCCCTGTGTCAGGCCCCATGCTCATCGAGAAGGCCAAGGACTTCTACGAGCAGATGCAGCTCACTGAGCCCTGTGTGTTCTCTGGAGGGTGGCTTTGGCGCTTTAAGGCCAGACACGGCATTAAAAAGCTAGATGCATCCAGTGAGAAGCAGGCAGCCGACCACCAGGCCGCGGAGCAGTTCTGTGGATTTTTCAGAAGCTTGGCTGCCGAGCACGGGCTGTCCCCCGAGCAGGTTTACAACGCTGATGAGACCGGCCTTTTCTGGCGGTGCCTGCCAAATCCCACTCCAGAAGGCGGggccgtgcctggcctcaagcagagCAAGGACCGGCTGACCGTGCTGATGTGTGCCAACGCCACAGGCTCCCACAGGCTCAAGCCCTTGGCCGTCGGGAAATGCAGCGGCCCCAGGGCTTTCAAAGGCATCCAGCACCTGCCTGTCGCCTATAAGGCCCAGGGAAGCGCCTGGGTGGACAAGGAGATTTTTTCCGATTGGTTCCATCATATCTTTGTGCCCTCGGTGAGAGAGCACTTCAGAACCATAGGTTTGCCGGAAGACAGCAAGGCCGTTCTCTTGCTGGACAGCTCCCGGGCTCACCCGCAGGAGGCCGAGCTGGTGTCCAGTAACGTTTTCACCATCTTCCTGCCTGCCAGCGTGGCCTCATtggtgcagcccatggagcaggGCATTTGGAGAGACTTCATGAGGAACTTCATTAGCCCTCCGACCCCCCTCCAGGGCCCTCACGCCCGCTACAATATGAATGATGCCATATTCAGCATGGCCTGTGCCTGGAACGCAATTCCCAGTCACGTCTTCAGGCGGGCCTGGAGGAAGCTGTGGCCATCAGTTGTGTTTGCTGAAGGCTCCTCCtctgaggaggaggtggaggcagagcaCTTCCAAGCGAAGCCCCACAACACATCCTTTGCGCACATCCTGGAGCTTGTGAAGGAAGGCTCCTCCTGCCCGGGCCAGCTTCGCCAGCGCCAGGCTGCCGGCTGGGGTGTAGCAGGAAGGGAGGCAGAAGGGGGACAACCCCCTGCTGCCACGTTGCCAGCAGAGGTTGTGTGGGGTTCAGAAAAGACTCCGAAAGCTGACCAAGACGGTGGAGGAGATCCTGGTGAGGGTGAGGAGGCGGCTTGGGAGCAGGCAGCCGTGGCCTTCGATGCGGTCCTGCGCTTTGCGGAGCGGCAGCCGTGTTTCAGTGCACAGGAAGTGGGGCAGCTGCGAGCGCTGCGCGCCGTGTTCCGGAGCCAGCAGCAG gatggtGGAGTGCAGTCTTCAGCCTGA
- the JRK gene encoding jerky protein homolog isoform X1: MASKPAAGKSGGEKRKRVVLTLKEKIDICTRLEKGESRKALMQEYNVGMSTLYDIRAHKAQLLRFFASSDSNKALEQRRTLHTPKLEHLDRVLYEWFLGKRSEGVPVSGPMLIEKAKDFYEQMQLTEPCVFSGGWLWRFKARHGIKKLDASSEKQAADHQAAEQFCGFFRSLAAEHGLSPEQVYNADETGLFWRCLPNPTPEGGAVPGLKQSKDRLTVLMCANATGSHRLKPLAVGKCSGPRAFKGIQHLPVAYKAQGSAWVDKEIFSDWFHHIFVPSVREHFRTIGLPEDSKAVLLLDSSRAHPQEAELVSSNVFTIFLPASVASLVQPMEQGIWRDFMRNFISPPTPLQGPHARYNMNDAIFSMACAWNAIPSHVFRRAWRKLWPSVVFAEGSSSEEEVEAEHFQAKPHNTSFAHILELVKEGSSCPGQLRQRQAAGWGVAGREAEGGQPPAATLPAEVVWGSEKTPKADQDGGGDPGEGEEAAWEQAAVAFDAVLRFAERQPCFSAQEVGQLRALRAVFRSQQQVRRWRGALGAVVKVEALQEGPGGCGATAHSPLPCSSTAGDN, encoded by the coding sequence ATGGCCTCCAAGCCGGCTGCCGGGAAGAGCGGAGGGGAGAAGCGGAAGAGGGTGGTGCTGACGCTGAAGGAGAAGATTGACATCTGTACGCGCCTGGAGAAGGGCGAGAGCCGGAAGGCACTGATGCAGGAGTACAACGTGGGCATGTCCACCCTCTACGACATCAGGGCCCACAAGGCACAGCTGCTTCGGTTCTTCGCCAGCTCGGACTCCAACAAGGCACTGGAGCAGCGGCGCACGCTGCACACGCCCAAGCTGGAGCACCTGGACCGCGTCCTGTACGAGTGGTTCCTGGGGAAGCGTTCCGAGGGCGTCCCTGTGTCAGGCCCCATGCTCATCGAGAAGGCCAAGGACTTCTACGAGCAGATGCAGCTCACTGAGCCCTGTGTGTTCTCTGGAGGGTGGCTTTGGCGCTTTAAGGCCAGACACGGCATTAAAAAGCTAGATGCATCCAGTGAGAAGCAGGCAGCCGACCACCAGGCCGCGGAGCAGTTCTGTGGATTTTTCAGAAGCTTGGCTGCCGAGCACGGGCTGTCCCCCGAGCAGGTTTACAACGCTGATGAGACCGGCCTTTTCTGGCGGTGCCTGCCAAATCCCACTCCAGAAGGCGGggccgtgcctggcctcaagcagagCAAGGACCGGCTGACCGTGCTGATGTGTGCCAACGCCACAGGCTCCCACAGGCTCAAGCCCTTGGCCGTCGGGAAATGCAGCGGCCCCAGGGCTTTCAAAGGCATCCAGCACCTGCCTGTCGCCTATAAGGCCCAGGGAAGCGCCTGGGTGGACAAGGAGATTTTTTCCGATTGGTTCCATCATATCTTTGTGCCCTCGGTGAGAGAGCACTTCAGAACCATAGGTTTGCCGGAAGACAGCAAGGCCGTTCTCTTGCTGGACAGCTCCCGGGCTCACCCGCAGGAGGCCGAGCTGGTGTCCAGTAACGTTTTCACCATCTTCCTGCCTGCCAGCGTGGCCTCATtggtgcagcccatggagcaggGCATTTGGAGAGACTTCATGAGGAACTTCATTAGCCCTCCGACCCCCCTCCAGGGCCCTCACGCCCGCTACAATATGAATGATGCCATATTCAGCATGGCCTGTGCCTGGAACGCAATTCCCAGTCACGTCTTCAGGCGGGCCTGGAGGAAGCTGTGGCCATCAGTTGTGTTTGCTGAAGGCTCCTCCtctgaggaggaggtggaggcagagcaCTTCCAAGCGAAGCCCCACAACACATCCTTTGCGCACATCCTGGAGCTTGTGAAGGAAGGCTCCTCCTGCCCGGGCCAGCTTCGCCAGCGCCAGGCTGCCGGCTGGGGTGTAGCAGGAAGGGAGGCAGAAGGGGGACAACCCCCTGCTGCCACGTTGCCAGCAGAGGTTGTGTGGGGTTCAGAAAAGACTCCGAAAGCTGACCAAGACGGTGGAGGAGATCCTGGTGAGGGTGAGGAGGCGGCTTGGGAGCAGGCAGCCGTGGCCTTCGATGCGGTCCTGCGCTTTGCGGAGCGGCAGCCGTGTTTCAGTGCACAGGAAGTGGGGCAGCTGCGAGCGCTGCGCGCCGTGTTCCGGAGCCAGCAGCAGGTGAGGAGGTGGCGTGGCGCCCTCGGGGCTGTGGTCAAGGTTGAAGCCCTCCAGGAGGGCCCTGGTGGCTGCGGGGCCACGGCTCACTCTCCCTTGCCCTGCTCATCCACAGCAGGTGACAACTGA